GAAGCTCGAACGCGGTGGGGGCGTGTGGGGTCGCCTGCACCTGCACCTCATGGTGCCCCCGGGCTCGTCTCCCACCGTGGGTGACTGCTGGGAGCACGTCACACCGGATGGCGTTCTCGTGCGGGCGCGTCGGCGGCGCCTGAGCCACCCTGTTGTGCGTGACGGCGACATCCGGGGACTGACCCGGCTCGCCGGCTACCTCCGCAAACCTGCACACGCCGGGTTCAAAGCGTTCAGGGCTCGCGGACCGCAGGATCCCAGGTACCTGGCCGCGCTGGACGCCGTGGTGGCTGGCCTGGCCATCAATCGGGGTCTGGGCCACCGTGGCCTCCCCCGCACCTTGTGGATGCAGAACCTGCCCCGGCAGCCCCCGACAGCCGCCCGGAAGCTTGTGGTGCGGGGGGCATCGGTGATACCGGGGTCAGCGTCACAGCTCAGCCCCAGGGTACGACCTGAGCCCGGCGCTCACGCCGCCCCTGGCCTGCAGCGTGGTGACGTGGCCGCTACACCAGCGGCAGAGGTCCTCACCCGTGGGGTGCAGCGGGAGGTGAGCGAGCGGGAATTGACCCGCGGCGTATTTGGGCAGTTGGCAGTCTGGCTCGGGCGGTGTTACCGCATGCTGTGGGCCCGCCTACTGGCTTCGGACTAACTGGCTGCACTCCCACGTTCTCCAAATCCGAGGGCACCGGGCCTGAGTCCGCCGATAGATCAGCTGCTACGGCTGCTGACACGCCCACTGCTGGCTGGCTCCTGAAAATGCTTCAGGCAGCGGCCGGGGCCTCGACATGCCGTGAGGTCTGTCCTGCTGTGAAGGCCGGGCAGAACACGGTGCTGGGTCATTCCGGCGCGCTGGTGACAGGTGGCGCAGTCTGCACCCAGTCTGGGGTCGGGTGCGGTCTTCCCCAGGGGAGGAGAGCCAGCGCGGTCTTCTGGAACGGAGCAGGAGCAGGAGGACCTGGATATGCCCTGGTGTCCGGAGAGAGGCAGAGATGCCCCCGGCGCAGGAGGCAGAATGGGCAGCCAAGAGATCACCAGCACATACGTCGTCCGTATCGACCGGGTGAGCTACCCCGGGGTCACGGCGGCCATCATGCAGGGAGACCTGCAGCGCAGTGACGAGGTCCACATCGGTATGCGGGGGGGCAGGGTGTATCGCCCCGCGCGGCCCCTGCTCGACGATCAGGCCCTGGTCCACGACCGCCTGATCCGGCTGGGGGCCCTGCACCTGGCCGGAGAGTTCCACCGCCTGCCCGAGCAGGAGTACGCCTCGCTCGTCACGGCCTCCCGGGGGGTCTACCGGCAGTACCCGGGGGCGCACCCCCTGATGACCCGGCTCCTCGCGCCCATGACGCCCGCCCAGGAGGCCGGGTGGCTGGGGGACGTGCGCGCCGCCGTCGCCGCGGGCCGCCAGCTGGCGACGGGCGTGGACCTCGTGGACGACCACTGGGTCACGTTGCCCTGGCTGCGCGTGGGGACCCGCCTGGTCAACCACACCGGCCAGTGGTTCCTCGTGCTGGCGTTCGACCAGGGCGCGCGCTGGACCCTGCCACGGGGAGTCGACGTGGTGGGCGCCGACATCGGGCTGTCCCCGCTGGTCACGGCGGTGGGTGGCCCGACCACGATCACCACGTGGGACGTCCGGGAGCCGGTCGTGCCGCCGGGCGAGCCCGCCGGGGTGGGGGAGTTTGCCGGGGTCCTGGGGTACGCCGCGGCGCGGGCCTCGATCGAGTTCGCGGGCCTGCAGATGCTGTCCACCGCCCGGGTTGTGGTGCTCGAGGACCTCGACTACGCAACCTTCGCGTCGCGTTTCCCCGGTCTGGCCCGGGGGCGGGCCGTCGCCGACTGGCACCAGGCCTGGATGCCCCAGCGGGCCTACGCCCGGGGCATCCGGGTGGTGCGCGTGCGCGCCGCGTACTCCAGCCGGGTGTGCAGTCTCTGCCAGCGCCACGTCCTGGGCACGCGAGTCGGCCCGCACTTCCATTGCGGCTGCGGGCACAGCATGGACGCGCACGTCAACGCGGCCCGCAACTTGGTCCGCCGCTACTGGGGCCAGGTGCGCCGGGGTCAGGGCCCCCGCGGACGGAGGCGCCGGTGATCGGCACCCCGACCGCCCGGGGGAGGGCCGCCGCCCGCGGTCTCCCTCCTCGTCCGGCCCTGACCGTGTATGACGGGCGTCACGCTCCGGCGAGGCCGGGACTGCCCTCCCTGGCCGGGCTGGTGGCCGTCCTGCCGACCGGGCTGCAGGCCCGCCCCTGGTTTCCCTGGGTGGCCCGCCCGCGTGCGGGGGGTGGCCTGGGCAAGGCGCCCGCCCTGCCGCGTCACGGCGAGCTGCGGCCGACCGACGCCCGGCGTGGTGGGCTGCCCCTGCCCGAGGCGCTTGAGCTGGCCGGGCGTTACGGGGCAGCGGGCATCGGTGTGAGCCTCACGCCCGGGTGCGGCCTGGTGGTGCTCGACCTCGACGACCTGTCCCATTCAGCCCGGGCGGCGCTTGATGGTGTCCCCGGCTACCTGGAGTGGTCGCCGTCCGGCGGCGGCCTGCACCTGTGGCTGCGGGGCGAGCTGCGGGCCAACCGGCGTAGGCGGGGCCTGGACCTCCTCGCCGCCGGGTACGTGACGGTGACGGGCCGCGGCCTGCCCGGTCGGCCGCCCCGGCTTGGGAGGTTGGAGCAGGCGAGGGAGGTGCTGGGGCCTCTGTGGCCCGCGGAGGTGTCGGAACCGTCGCCGCGGCCCATCGAGGGGCCTTCCCAGGACGATGACGCGCTTCTGGCGCGGCTGCTGGCGGCGCGCAACGGCGAGCGGGCCCGGGCGCTGCTGGATGGGGACACCTCGACCTACCCGTCGCGGAGCGAGGCGGATTTTGCCCTCGCCCGGATGCTGCGGTTCTATTCGCAGGACGCCGAGCAGATCATGCGCATTCTGCGGCGCAGCGGCCTGGCGCGCGACAAGTTCGACCAGGGCGAGTACCTCCGTTGCACGGTGGAGCGCGCCCTGCACCTGGGCGGGCCGGTGTGGCGGCCGGGTGGGAGCTGGGACACAGGAGGGGGGGCGGCCAGTTCCGCCGGGGCCTGCGCCTCCCGACCAGCCCGCACCACAGTGCCGGGCGGTGGCGTGTGATGGTGCGCCCACCGCTCAGCCGGGCCCACCGCCGCTTCCTGGGCCTGGTAGCGCCCGTGGACCAGTCGGGCGACTTCGTGCCCCTGCAACGGCTCGTCTTCGCGCCGGGGTGCCGGGAGATCCTCATTGCGCACCTGGCGACCGCTGGCGTGGCCCGCAGCGGCTTTCTGATTGGGCGCATCCAGGGGGAGACCCTGCACGTGCGGCTGGTCCTCCCCGCCGGGTACCCGGGCTACCTGCCCCCGGGGGACCCGCTCGCGATCGACGGGGCCTACGTGCTGGGGGCCGTCGACGCGGCCCGGATGAGCACGGGGGAGGACCTGGACTGGGTGGGCAGCTGGGTGATGCGCGCGGACGGGCTGGCGGCGGCTGAGTCGGCCGACCACGCCCTGTGGCGGCAGGCGAGGCACCGGGCGCTGGTCTCCCCCCAGGCAGTGCTGGTGACGGTTGGCCAGGGCCGGGAGCGCCTGGTGGTGCGGGCCTACGCTGAGGACGATGGGGTCCCGCTGCCGCTGGAGGTGGTGTGGGAGCACGGACGGGACCGCAGGTCGCCCTAAGCAGGGGTCAGGACGCCCGCCAGCAGTTCTGGGAGGAGCTCTATGCCGGGTACGAGCAGGCGTCCGAGGAGTATTTCGCGGAGCAACTGCGCGTGATCGAGGGCGTGGATAGCCAGTTGCTGGCGCACCTTCTGGCCCCCGGGTTCATCGACCGCCTCGAACACCGCATTCGCTGGGGCCAGCTCACCTTCAGCTGACAGTTCAACCTGTCCTGAAAGGAGTCAGCGATGACCGAGAACGGTGGAATGGCCAGCACCCCGAGCGGGCGGATCCTGCGGGTCCTGGCCCGGATGCACGCCCTGCCCGTCACGCCCGGGCACTACACGCTGGCCGCCGAGCTCTCGCAGGCGCAGACGGTGGCGGCGGTGCGGGCGTACCTGGGGGCTGGCGAGCAGGTGCACACGGTCCGGGTCCCGTGCGTGGGCTGGCCGGTCTACCGGGTGCGGGGGGAGGCGCTGTGGATCACCTACCTGGGCCTGGGGGACTGGTACGAGGCCGGCGACCCGCTGGAGGCCCTGCTCGTGGCGGCCGGTCGGCACACCGATCCCCTGACTGGCACCCTGAAGCCCCTGCACCCGAAGGAGGACCCATGACGCCAGGCCGTGTCACCCTGGAAGATCTGGAGCGCGCTGGCCTGCCCGTGCACCCTGGCTGCCACCTGCTGGCCGCCGAGCTGACCCCGGCGCAGGTGCGGGCGGCGGCCCGGGCGTTCGAGGCGGCAGACCAGGCGGCCTCCGCGGACCCAGGGGCGTTCTCGGCCTGGCGTGTGGTCTGGCTGGAGGAGCGGGAGGCGTTCGTGATTTACCTGGGGCGGGGCCAGTTTGCCCAGGACCGTGACGCCCTCGCGGCGCTGCTGCGCGCCGCCCTAGTGTGGTGCGACCCGGAGACCGGTGAGCTGGCGCCGCTGCGGGAGGGGGAGCCGTGAGCGACAGCGCGCAGGGTCCCGGGCGGGTCTTCCTCAGCGACTCTCTGGGCGATACCCTGGTGCCCGTGTGCAGGCAGGACGTGACGACACAGAACCTCAGGCTAGCGCCGGTGGTCGCGGTTCCCGTACGCGCCCTGCCGGTAGAGCCGCCCCAGCCCGAGCAGCGGGTGCTGGCGCAGGTGCTCGAGGACGGCTACCGGCAGCGCGTCGTGGGGCGCGCGCGACTGGCCGGCAACACTGGCGTGGCTGAAGGCACGTGGCGCTCCGCGCTGAGATCATGGGCGGCAGCCTGCTCAGGCTAACCCCCTCCCATGTACGACCGGTCGCCTCTGATTCCGTAAATAGCGAAACCCGCACATTGACGCGGGCTACAATCCATTCAGCATGACCTCACGGCTCCTCACGCCTCCTCCACTCCCCACCGCGGCGCAGGCTGTAGCGGCCGCCCCCATCAACGGCAAATCGAGCACCGTGCGCTACCTGGGCGCCAAGACGCGCGTCGTCCAGTTGATCCTCGACCTGGTTGGCCCTCCCGCCCCCGGCGCTTTCTTTGTCGATGCGTTCACTGGCACGGGGACGGTGGCCCGTGAGGCTGCCCAGCGGGGCTGGCACGTGCGCGTCAACGACACCCTGCACTGCGCGACCGTCATGGCGACGGCGGGCTGCCTGGCGGAAGCCGACGTGCCCTTCCAGGGCCTGGGGGGCTACATCAAAGCGCTGGAGGTCCTCAACGGTCTGGAAGAGGCGCAGGGGTTCATCTGGCGGGAGTACAGCCCCGCCTCTGCCGCCTTCGGCCCCGTCGAGCGCATGTACTTCACCGAGGCCAACGCTGGCAAGATCGACGCTGTGCGCCAGCAGGTGCACACGTGGCGGGCAGAGGGCACCATCACGGCGTGGGAGGAGGCGTTGCTGCTGGGTGATCTCATTGCGGCGACCAGCCGGGTGGCCAACATCGCGGGCACCTACGGCTGCTTCCTGCGGCGCTGGAACTCGAACTCGCTTCAGCCCCTCCAACTCCAGCCCCGGATGTTGCTGGGCAAGGCCGGTCGGCTGGAAGTTCACCATGGCGACGCCGCCCTGGTTCCGCAATCCGAACGGGACGTCGCCTACTTCGACCCCCCCTACACCAAGCGGCAGTACGCCGCGTACTACCACATTCTGGAGACCATCGCCCACGGCGACGAACCCGAAGTGGGCGGCGTGACCGGCCTGCGCCCCTGGCAGAACAAGGCCTCAGCGTACTGCTACAAGACCCAGGCCCTGGGCGCACTGACGCGGCTGATCGAACAGGCCCAAGCCCAGCGGGTTTTCCTGTCGTACAGCTCGGAAGGCCACGTGGCGCTGGACGCCCTGCGCCAGGCGCTGTCGTCCCTCGGAGAGCTGCGGGTGCATGAGCTCGGGGAGATCGGCCGCTACCGGCCCAACCAGCAGGCGAGCGACAACGCCGACGGCGTGCACGAGTACCTGCTGGAGCTGGACCGGAGGGGCCGATGAGCGCGCCTCGCCCCTACGAGCAGGAACTGCTCGCCCCCGCCGAACTGTGCCTGGAACGGCTGGCGGGCGAGGGGGCTGTCAGCCACGCGGAACGCATGGAGGTGCTGGAAGCCGCCGCCAGCCTGCTGGGCGGCTTCGACCTCGAGGGGTACCACGAGGCCATGCCACTGGGCCGAACCCTGGCCTCCGGCACCGCTCTGGCTCATGCCCGTAGGCTGGTCGAGGTGCTGCGGCAGCACGTCCCGATCCACCCCTCGCTGGCCCTGACCAGCTTGGCGCGCCCCCCGCTGAGCGCCGCGGAGCAGCGCAAGGCCGGCGCCTACTTCACCGACTTCCGGCTCGCCCAGTTCCTGGCGAGCCAGGTGGAAGGCGGCGTGGAGCAGAGTGTCGTGGACCTGGCCTCCGGCACCGGCATCCTGTTGGTCGCGCTGGGGCTGCACTTGAGCGCGGGAAACCCTGAAGCGCTGCGCCGCTTTGTTGCCCACAGCGTGCACGCTGCCGACCTGTCGGGGGAGGCGCTCCGGGGCGCGGCGCTCGCGCTCGCCTCGCTGACTTCGGACCTCGCGGCCATCCGCGCCATGGCTGGGCGCCTGCACCGCGGAGACAGTCTGCTGCTGGGCGAAGCGGGGTGGCGGCGGGTGGTGCCCGACGGCTTCCAGGTGCTGGTGGGCAATCCACCCTGGGAGAAGCTCAAGGTCACGCGGCACGAGCTGCTGCTGGCCGAGGGCATCCAGCGCCACTACGGGTCCGGGTACGTGGGCCAGGACCACGCCGCGCTGGAGCAGGAGCGCACGAAGATGGCGGTGTACGTCCGCACCCTGCGCGAGCTCTACACCCTCCAGGGCGATACCGAGGCTGACCTGTACAAGGCGTTCCTCGAGCTCTCCCTGCAACTCGCCCGCCCCGAGGGTCAGGTCGCCCTCCTCGTCCCGGCAGGCCTGATCCGCGCGCAGGGCACCGAGGACCTGCGCCAGCACCTGTTCGAGCGCTCAGCCTCGGTGGAGATGGCGGTCCTCGACAACAAGACCCGGTTCTTCGCCATCGACACGCGCTTCAAGTTCCTGGCCCTGCGCGCCTACCTGGCTGAGGGCAATCCGGTCCACGCCCTGACCCTGCACCACGCCCGGGGCCAGGGGGAGGGCGTCGAAGTCACCGACAGCGTCCACATCAACCTGGCCGACCTCCGCGCAGCTCGCCCTGACCTGTCGCCACCCGAGGTCCGCTCTGACGCGGAGTGGGCCACCTTCGCGCAGATGTATCGCGCCGCGCCCACGTTCGATGACCCCGGCGCCGGCTGGCAGCCCAAGATTGTGCGGGAAGTGGACATGACCCGCGACGAGGACGCTTTCGAGACCGAGCCCCGTCCCGGCTTGCTGCCGGTGATCGAGGGCCGCATGGTGCAGCAGCACCACTTTGGCGCCAAGGCGTACGTCTGCGGCACCGGACGCAGCGCGCTGTGGCGTCCCCAGGCCCCCTTTGCCTCCGAGGTGGTGCCCCAGTTCCGGATCTCGCCTCGGGCCCTGCGCTCAGCGATGCGCGCCCGGGTCTCCCTGGCCCGGGTGGGCTTCTGCGACATCGCCGGGCAGACCAACGAGCGGGCCATGATGGCCGCCCGGATTCCAGCCGATGTGGTGTGCGGCAACAAGGTGCCCACCGTGACCTTCGAGGGGGCGGTCGACGGACCCGAGATTCGCCCCGAGCTCTTCCTGGGCGTGATGAACAGCCTGCCCTTCGACTGGCTGCTGCGCCGGGTCCTCACCACCACCGTCAACTTCTTCATCCTGCTGGGTCTGCCGGTGCCAAGGCCAGAGGGCGTGGAAGCCGAGCGTGTGGCCGAACTGGTCCTGCAGCTCGAGGGTGAGACCGACCCCTGGCGCCGGGGCGAACTTCGGGCGGAGGTTGATGTGGCCGTGGCTGCACTCTATGGCCTGGGCTTCGACGCGCTGAGCTTGATGCTGGAGGACTTTCCGCTGCTGGACCGTGGTCAGCCCGCTCTTCCTGGGGAGGCAGGGTCGACCGTCACGC
The genomic region above belongs to Deinococcus aestuarii and contains:
- a CDS encoding zinc ribbon domain-containing protein, translated to MGSQEITSTYVVRIDRVSYPGVTAAIMQGDLQRSDEVHIGMRGGRVYRPARPLLDDQALVHDRLIRLGALHLAGEFHRLPEQEYASLVTASRGVYRQYPGAHPLMTRLLAPMTPAQEAGWLGDVRAAVAAGRQLATGVDLVDDHWVTLPWLRVGTRLVNHTGQWFLVLAFDQGARWTLPRGVDVVGADIGLSPLVTAVGGPTTITTWDVREPVVPPGEPAGVGEFAGVLGYAAARASIEFAGLQMLSTARVVVLEDLDYATFASRFPGLARGRAVADWHQAWMPQRAYARGIRVVRVRAAYSSRVCSLCQRHVLGTRVGPHFHCGCGHSMDAHVNAARNLVRRYWGQVRRGQGPRGRRRR
- a CDS encoding DNA adenine methylase produces the protein MTSRLLTPPPLPTAAQAVAAAPINGKSSTVRYLGAKTRVVQLILDLVGPPAPGAFFVDAFTGTGTVAREAAQRGWHVRVNDTLHCATVMATAGCLAEADVPFQGLGGYIKALEVLNGLEEAQGFIWREYSPASAAFGPVERMYFTEANAGKIDAVRQQVHTWRAEGTITAWEEALLLGDLIAATSRVANIAGTYGCFLRRWNSNSLQPLQLQPRMLLGKAGRLEVHHGDAALVPQSERDVAYFDPPYTKRQYAAYYHILETIAHGDEPEVGGVTGLRPWQNKASAYCYKTQALGALTRLIEQAQAQRVFLSYSSEGHVALDALRQALSSLGELRVHELGEIGRYRPNQQASDNADGVHEYLLELDRRGR
- a CDS encoding Eco57I restriction-modification methylase domain-containing protein, which codes for MSAPRPYEQELLAPAELCLERLAGEGAVSHAERMEVLEAAASLLGGFDLEGYHEAMPLGRTLASGTALAHARRLVEVLRQHVPIHPSLALTSLARPPLSAAEQRKAGAYFTDFRLAQFLASQVEGGVEQSVVDLASGTGILLVALGLHLSAGNPEALRRFVAHSVHAADLSGEALRGAALALASLTSDLAAIRAMAGRLHRGDSLLLGEAGWRRVVPDGFQVLVGNPPWEKLKVTRHELLLAEGIQRHYGSGYVGQDHAALEQERTKMAVYVRTLRELYTLQGDTEADLYKAFLELSLQLARPEGQVALLVPAGLIRAQGTEDLRQHLFERSASVEMAVLDNKTRFFAIDTRFKFLALRAYLAEGNPVHALTLHHARGQGEGVEVTDSVHINLADLRAARPDLSPPEVRSDAEWATFAQMYRAAPTFDDPGAGWQPKIVREVDMTRDEDAFETEPRPGLLPVIEGRMVQQHHFGAKAYVCGTGRSALWRPQAPFASEVVPQFRISPRALRSAMRARVSLARVGFCDIAGQTNERAMMAARIPADVVCGNKVPTVTFEGAVDGPEIRPELFLGVMNSLPFDWLLRRVLTTTVNFFILLGLPVPRPEGVEAERVAELVLQLEGETDPWRRGELRAEVDVAVAALYGLGFDALSLMLEDFPLLDRGQPALPGEAGSTVTRDLILATAARRWEVRCGQHAERVQRARLLGALAYVPAEHAGAYRARLPETTHA